From one Thalassospira lucentensis genomic stretch:
- a CDS encoding FadR/GntR family transcriptional regulator, whose amino-acid sequence MSRIETAPERAARAIRNLIKSNGLGPGDSLPAQRELAATLGISRASLREALATLEAMGLIRVQAGKGAYIADPHDGLPRDDNQKRQAAQVYQFRLAIEPYVAGLAAQARTRDHLIALQRSIDDMQTAFEADDLITAANADTEFHEILLSASGNPLFAAAIFPAAQTIHENQMLPFANAAAIKAPLREHEQILRYVRDRNPSGARDAMHFHVLSAATRANIAFLRP is encoded by the coding sequence ATGTCACGCATTGAAACCGCCCCGGAACGCGCCGCGCGCGCCATTCGCAACCTGATTAAAAGCAACGGCTTAGGCCCCGGCGACTCTTTACCGGCCCAGCGCGAACTGGCCGCCACCCTTGGCATCAGCCGCGCCAGCCTGCGTGAAGCCCTGGCAACACTCGAAGCCATGGGACTGATCCGGGTTCAGGCGGGCAAGGGGGCCTATATCGCCGACCCGCATGACGGATTGCCGCGCGATGACAATCAGAAACGCCAGGCCGCACAGGTCTATCAATTCCGCCTTGCGATCGAACCCTATGTTGCAGGCCTTGCCGCACAGGCCCGCACGCGCGATCACCTGATCGCCCTTCAACGCAGCATCGATGACATGCAAACCGCATTCGAGGCCGACGACCTGATCACCGCGGCCAATGCTGACACTGAATTTCATGAAATCCTGCTGTCCGCATCGGGCAATCCGCTATTTGCCGCCGCGATCTTTCCCGCCGCCCAAACCATCCATGAAAACCAGATGCTGCCCTTTGCCAATGCCGCCGCAATCAAAGCACCGTTGCGCGAACATGAACAGATCCTGCGCTATGTACGCGACCGCAATCCATCGGGCGCACGCGATGCCATGCATTTTCATGTACTTAGCGCCGCGACCCGGGCCAATATCGCATTCCTGCGCCCCTAG
- a CDS encoding transporter substrate-binding domain-containing protein — protein MNKFLKSTIAAIAMIAAPLAGASAGALDTIKEAGVLKVAVPQDFPPFGTVGADMQPKGYDIDMAALIADDLGVKLELVPVASSNRIPYLTTGKVDLVISSLGKNPDREKVIDFTDPYAPFYNGVFGPADIAVKGAEDLAGHSVGVTRGAIEDLELTKIAPADLEIKRYEDNNGTISAFLSGQVDLIATGNVTAAAIIERNPPRKPEPKFLIKNSPCYVGLNKEEDAFKAKVNEIIAASIADGRLNAIAEKWLGIPLPEKL, from the coding sequence ATGAACAAATTTCTGAAATCAACCATCGCCGCGATTGCCATGATTGCGGCCCCGCTGGCCGGTGCATCGGCAGGGGCACTTGATACCATCAAGGAAGCCGGTGTTTTGAAGGTCGCCGTGCCGCAGGACTTTCCGCCGTTTGGCACCGTGGGTGCGGATATGCAGCCCAAGGGGTATGACATCGATATGGCGGCGCTCATTGCAGATGACCTTGGCGTGAAACTTGAACTGGTGCCGGTCGCATCGAGCAACCGCATCCCGTATCTGACCACCGGCAAGGTCGATCTGGTGATTTCAAGCCTTGGCAAAAACCCGGACCGCGAAAAGGTGATTGATTTCACCGATCCGTATGCACCGTTCTATAACGGCGTTTTCGGTCCGGCTGATATCGCGGTCAAGGGTGCCGAAGACCTTGCAGGGCATTCGGTTGGTGTAACGCGCGGTGCGATTGAAGATCTGGAGCTGACCAAGATTGCCCCGGCGGATCTCGAAATCAAACGCTACGAAGACAATAACGGGACGATTTCGGCCTTCCTTTCGGGGCAGGTTGACCTGATTGCGACCGGTAACGTTACGGCGGCGGCGATCATCGAACGCAACCCGCCGCGCAAGCCGGAACCGAAATTCCTGATCAAGAACTCGCCCTGCTATGTGGGGCTGAACAAGGAAGAGGACGCATTCAAAGCCAAGGTCAACGAGATCATTGCGGCATCGATTGCCGATGGCCGTCTGAACGCGATTGCCGAAAAGTGGCTTGGCATTCCGTTACCGGAAAAGCTCTGA
- a CDS encoding amino acid ABC transporter permease, which yields MAYKFDFGAIVPHWELLLDGVVLTTELTVIGAVVGVSLGTLGAWARASRAPVISQIVGIYVELIRNTPFLVQLFFIFFGLPALGVKLSEFQAAVLAMIVNLGAYSTEIIRAGILAIPRGQIEAAQSLAMSRVQIFRYVIIRPALKKIWPALSSQIVIVMLGSSVCSQIAAEELTFAANYIQAVNFRAFEVYFVATALYLAMSVLLRWVLKIFGNFLFERRSHV from the coding sequence ATGGCTTATAAATTCGATTTCGGTGCAATCGTTCCCCATTGGGAATTGCTGCTTGATGGGGTTGTGCTGACAACCGAACTGACCGTCATTGGGGCCGTTGTTGGCGTCAGTCTGGGAACTTTGGGGGCGTGGGCGCGCGCATCGCGTGCCCCCGTCATCAGCCAGATCGTCGGCATATATGTGGAACTGATCCGCAATACGCCGTTTCTGGTGCAGTTATTCTTCATCTTTTTCGGGCTTCCGGCGCTTGGCGTGAAGCTAAGTGAATTTCAGGCCGCCGTTCTGGCGATGATTGTCAATCTTGGGGCCTATTCGACCGAAATCATCCGGGCGGGTATTCTTGCGATCCCCAGGGGGCAGATTGAGGCCGCCCAAAGTCTTGCGATGAGCCGGGTGCAGATTTTCCGCTATGTCATTATCCGTCCGGCGCTCAAGAAAATCTGGCCGGCGCTTTCAAGCCAGATCGTGATTGTCATGCTGGGTTCGTCGGTCTGTTCGCAGATCGCGGCCGAGGAGCTGACCTTTGCGGCGAACTATATCCAGGCCGTCAATTTCCGTGCTTTTGAGGTCTATTTCGTGGCGACCGCACTTTATCTGGCGATGTCGGTTCTGCTGCGCTGGGTTTTGAAGATATTCGGCAACTTCCTGTTTGAACGGCGCAGTCATGTCTGA
- a CDS encoding amino acid ABC transporter permease has translation MSEFTLWDIVYNLLLAARWTVLLSLTAFVLGGIVGLLLLMVRTAGNPWVMRLVRGYVELFQGTPLLMQLFIVFFGLPLIGIDVSPWIAAMLGLTLFTSAFLTEIWRGCVESIGLGQWEASASLGMNFRQQMRYIILPQALRIAVPPTVGFSVQVVKGTAVASIIGFVELTKAGTMITNATYAPFTVYGCVAVMYFLICFPLSLYARHLEGKLRHVAR, from the coding sequence ATGTCTGAATTTACCCTTTGGGATATTGTTTATAACCTGCTGCTGGCAGCGCGCTGGACGGTGTTGCTGTCGCTTACGGCCTTTGTGCTGGGCGGGATTGTCGGGCTTTTGCTTTTGATGGTTCGAACCGCGGGCAATCCGTGGGTGATGCGATTGGTGCGCGGTTATGTTGAACTGTTTCAGGGCACGCCGCTTTTGATGCAGCTATTCATCGTGTTTTTCGGTCTGCCGCTGATCGGGATTGATGTATCGCCCTGGATCGCGGCGATGCTGGGGTTAACGCTGTTTACCAGTGCGTTTCTGACCGAAATCTGGCGGGGGTGCGTTGAATCCATCGGGCTTGGCCAATGGGAAGCATCGGCAAGCCTTGGCATGAATTTCCGCCAGCAGATGCGTTACATCATTTTGCCGCAGGCGCTTCGCATTGCGGTGCCGCCGACGGTCGGTTTTTCGGTGCAGGTGGTCAAGGGGACGGCGGTTGCGTCGATCATCGGGTTTGTCGAACTGACCAAGGCCGGGACCATGATCACCAACGCGACCTATGCACCGTTTACCGTCTATGGCTGTGTGGCGGTCATGTATTTTCTGATCTGTTTCCCGCTTTCGCTTTATGCCCGCCATCTGGAAGGAAAACTTCGTCATGTCGCTCGTTGA
- a CDS encoding amino acid ABC transporter ATP-binding protein yields the protein MSLVELHAIHKSFGELEVLKGIDLKIEEGQVIALIGKSGSGKSTLLRTINGLETINDGTIMVAGKKVGDRDTDLLTLRLNVGMVFQQFNLFPHYTALENVMLSPQVVKKQSKAEAKDVAEEMLAKVGLADKMMHYPDQLSGGQQQRVAIARALAMKPRVLLCDEVTSALDPELVNEVLAVVRQLAEEGMTLVMVTHEMRFAREVCDKLVFMHQGRIHESGAPEAVFANPKTPELASFVGGLS from the coding sequence ATGTCGCTCGTTGAACTGCACGCTATCCACAAAAGCTTTGGCGAGCTGGAAGTCCTTAAAGGCATTGATCTTAAGATCGAGGAGGGGCAGGTGATTGCCCTGATCGGGAAAAGCGGATCTGGCAAAAGCACGCTTTTGCGCACGATCAACGGCCTTGAAACCATCAATGACGGGACGATCATGGTGGCGGGAAAGAAGGTTGGTGACCGCGATACGGATCTGCTGACCCTGCGGCTTAATGTCGGCATGGTGTTTCAGCAGTTCAATCTGTTTCCGCACTACACCGCGCTTGAAAACGTCATGCTGTCGCCGCAGGTCGTGAAAAAGCAGTCAAAGGCCGAAGCCAAGGACGTAGCCGAGGAAATGCTGGCCAAGGTCGGACTTGCCGACAAGATGATGCATTACCCCGATCAGCTTTCAGGCGGGCAGCAGCAGCGCGTGGCGATTGCGCGCGCCCTGGCCATGAAGCCGCGTGTGTTGCTGTGTGACGAGGTCACATCGGCCCTTGATCCCGAACTGGTGAACGAGGTTCTGGCTGTCGTGCGCCAGCTTGCCGAGGAAGGCATGACATTGGTCATGGTGACCCATGAAATGCGGTTTGCGCGCGAGGTTTGCGACAAACTGGTCTTCATGCATCAGGGCCGTATTCATGAAAGCGGTGCGCCTGAGGCGGTTTTTGCCAATCCGAAAACCCCGGAACTTGCCAGTTTTGTCGGTGGGCTTTCCTGA
- a CDS encoding MFS transporter, whose product MRDQTGTAQDGGHPENGNLRPVSGVTAFLDRYPFLVLGLLLMGAFTASSAAPLGGLYVIEGLGEPPWKVSMVAIVQVVVTLLTNRAFGRAIDRAVPIKALLITSIVCFASGMAILATFQIYWVYLCLASILLGIGSGALSVMYSFGRLFAEQTGRDVVKFNGFLRMQTSLGWMVGPAASLSVFGAFGFTVTYYSIAALGAVWFIVCLFIVPAAFKTHHPGSLVTGKKIPFNFGLLLACVPVFFIGAGNVVFVTAMPLYFTTELGLIASAAGFALTVKCFVEVVVIYYCAHLIRKIGERGGMILAAVLAAIFFGLIYNATSLADVLVLGALDGIYYGIFAGISMTFVQNFAPDRPGVATSYYVSTLFIGGLVANLATGFIATWYSFQATVLVAGGFALVGGVVLMMMKDAKAAHETPTIA is encoded by the coding sequence TTGCGCGATCAGACCGGCACGGCACAGGATGGCGGACATCCTGAAAACGGAAATCTTCGGCCGGTATCTGGTGTAACCGCCTTTCTGGATCGCTATCCTTTTCTGGTGCTTGGCCTGCTTTTGATGGGGGCGTTTACCGCGTCTTCTGCGGCACCGCTGGGCGGGCTTTATGTCATTGAGGGATTGGGGGAGCCGCCATGGAAGGTCAGCATGGTGGCAATCGTTCAAGTCGTCGTAACCCTTCTGACCAACCGGGCATTTGGCCGCGCGATTGACCGGGCCGTGCCGATCAAGGCGCTTCTGATCACCAGCATCGTCTGCTTTGCCAGTGGCATGGCGATCCTTGCGACGTTTCAGATTTACTGGGTCTATCTTTGCCTTGCCTCGATCCTGCTTGGCATCGGGTCTGGGGCGCTTTCGGTGATGTATTCGTTTGGGCGTCTGTTTGCCGAACAGACCGGGCGCGACGTCGTAAAATTCAACGGGTTTCTGCGCATGCAGACATCGCTTGGCTGGATGGTTGGCCCGGCGGCGTCATTATCGGTCTTCGGCGCGTTTGGCTTTACGGTGACCTATTACAGCATCGCAGCCCTTGGAGCGGTGTGGTTCATCGTATGTTTGTTCATCGTCCCGGCGGCATTCAAAACCCATCATCCCGGTTCGCTTGTGACGGGCAAGAAAATCCCGTTCAATTTTGGATTGCTTCTGGCCTGTGTGCCGGTGTTTTTCATCGGGGCGGGCAATGTCGTGTTCGTAACCGCCATGCCGCTTTATTTCACAACCGAACTTGGGCTTATTGCATCGGCGGCTGGTTTTGCCCTGACGGTGAAATGCTTTGTCGAGGTGGTGGTGATTTACTACTGCGCACATCTGATCAGAAAGATCGGCGAGCGCGGCGGCATGATACTGGCCGCCGTGCTTGCCGCGATCTTCTTCGGGCTGATCTATAACGCGACCAGTCTTGCCGATGTGCTGGTGCTTGGGGCCCTTGACGGGATTTATTACGGCATCTTTGCGGGGATCAGTATGACATTTGTTCAAAACTTCGCCCCTGATCGCCCCGGCGTCGCAACCAGTTATTATGTCAGCACCCTGTTCATCGGTGGCCTTGTCGCCAATCTTGCAACCGGTTTCATCGCAACGTGGTATTCCTTCCAGGCAACCGTTCTGGTGGCCGGTGGTTTCGCGCTGGTTGGCGGGGTGGTGTTGATGATGATGAAGGATGCCAAGGCAGCGCATGAAACGCCAACAATCGCCTGA
- a CDS encoding YaiI/YqxD family protein, with protein sequence MSENTSNKAAMRPRILVDADACPVKAECERVAERHRLEMIMVSNGGIRPSRNPLVRIVIVPPEPDAADDWIAENAVKNDVIVTNDIPLASRGLEIGARVLRPNGQEFTEANIGNALAGREIAAHMREVTGEQGRNAGFTQKDRSKFSNMLEVTIQAALRR encoded by the coding sequence ATGTCTGAAAATACATCAAATAAAGCGGCGATGCGGCCGCGTATCCTTGTCGATGCGGATGCCTGTCCGGTGAAGGCGGAATGCGAACGCGTGGCCGAACGCCATCGTCTGGAAATGATCATGGTGTCAAATGGCGGTATTCGCCCGTCGCGCAATCCGTTGGTCCGGATCGTGATTGTGCCGCCGGAACCCGATGCGGCCGATGACTGGATTGCCGAAAATGCCGTCAAGAACGACGTGATCGTGACCAACGATATTCCGCTGGCATCGCGGGGGCTTGAAATCGGCGCGCGCGTGTTGCGTCCGAATGGCCAGGAATTTACCGAGGCGAATATCGGCAATGCACTGGCCGGGCGCGAAATCGCCGCCCATATGCGCGAAGTCACTGGGGAGCAAGGCCGCAATGCGGGCTTTACCCAAAAAGACCGGTCGAAATTTTCCAATATGCTGGAAGTAACGATACAGGCCGCCCTGCGCCGTTAA